From the Streptomyces sp. NBC_01216 genome, the window CGGGCGCTGGCCGGCGTTGAACAGGTCGGACTCCAGGAAGCACTGGCCGTCGGTGATGGAGATGACGTTGGTCGGGATGAACGCCGACACGTCGTTCGCCTTGGTCTCGACGATCGGGAGACCGGTCATCGAACCCGCGCCCATCTCGTCCGACAGCTTCGCGCAGCGCTCCAGCAGGCGCGAGTGCAGGTAGAAGACGTCACCCGGGTATGCCTCACGGCCCGGCGGTCGGCGCAGCAGCAGCGACACGGCGCGGTAGGCGTCGGCCTGCTTCGACAGGTCGTCGAAGACGATCAGGACGTGCTTGCCCTGGTACATCCAGTGCTGGCCGATGGCGGAGCCGGTGTACGGCGCCAGGTACTTGAAGCCGGCCGGGTCGGACGCCGGGGCGGCGACGATCGTCGTGTACTCGAGCGCACCGGCCTCCTCCAGCGCGCCGCGCACGGCCGCGATGGTGGAGCCCTTCTGGCCGACGGCGACGTAGATGCAGCGGACCTGCTTGTTCACGTCGCCCGAGCGCCAGTTGTCGCGCTGGTTGATGATCGTGTCGACGCACAGCGCGGTCTTGCCGGTCTGACGGTCACCGATGACCAGCTGACGCTGGCCGCGGCCGACCGGGGTCATGGCGTCGACGGCCTTGTAGCCGGTCTCCATCGGCTCGTGGACCGACTTGCGCTGCATGACGCCGGGCGCCTGCAGCTCGAGGGCGCGGCGGCCCTCGGTCGCGATCTCGCCGAGGCCGTCGATCGGGTTGCCGAGCGGGTCGACAACGCGGCCGAGGTAGCCCTCGCCGACACCTACGGAGAGCACCTCACCGGTGCGCTGCACCGGCTGGCCCTCCTCGATACCGCTGAACTCGCCGAGGACGATCGCACCGATCTCGCGCTCCTCGAGGTTGAGGGCGAGACCGAGGGTGCCGTCCTCGAACTTCAGCAGCTCGTTCGCCATGGCGGAGGGCAGGCCCTCCACCTTCGCGATGCCGTCGCCGGCCAGGCTGACCGTTCCGACCTCCTCGCGCGAGGCCGCGTCCGGCTGGTACGACTGGACAAAGTTCTCCAGCGCGTCCCGGATCTCCTCCGGCCGGATCGTGAGCTCCGCCATCTGGGTTCCCTGCTCTCCTTGTTGGGCCCGAAGTTTCTTAGGGGTCTGGGGGCCGACCCCCAGGAATCTTCTGCAATCTCTGCACGGCCCAACCGGGCCGCTGGTCATGCGTGTT encodes:
- the atpA gene encoding F0F1 ATP synthase subunit alpha, with the translated sequence MAELTIRPEEIRDALENFVQSYQPDAASREEVGTVSLAGDGIAKVEGLPSAMANELLKFEDGTLGLALNLEEREIGAIVLGEFSGIEEGQPVQRTGEVLSVGVGEGYLGRVVDPLGNPIDGLGEIATEGRRALELQAPGVMQRKSVHEPMETGYKAVDAMTPVGRGQRQLVIGDRQTGKTALCVDTIINQRDNWRSGDVNKQVRCIYVAVGQKGSTIAAVRGALEEAGALEYTTIVAAPASDPAGFKYLAPYTGSAIGQHWMYQGKHVLIVFDDLSKQADAYRAVSLLLRRPPGREAYPGDVFYLHSRLLERCAKLSDEMGAGSMTGLPIVETKANDVSAFIPTNVISITDGQCFLESDLFNAGQRPALNVGISVSRVGGSAQHKAMKQISGRLRVDLAQFRELEAFAAFGSDLDAASKAQLERGQRMVELLKQAQYQPMPTENQVVSVWAGTTGKMDDVPVADIRRFEAEMLAYLRQSHSGLMSSIREGGKMSDDTLQAVADAIAEFKKQFETSDGKLLGDDASAAVNVSK